From a single Sander vitreus isolate 19-12246 chromosome 2, sanVit1, whole genome shotgun sequence genomic region:
- the LOC144527429 gene encoding group XIIB secretory phospholipase A2-like protein, whose protein sequence is MTRWALIAPLLLLLGLFIHGAVSQETEDPAATPPAPGQAADGSQAEDENAEWGMNSLRGGFESVSGYFDSMLEFMGGRDGVCQYRCRYGKAPLPRPGYQMPEPDGCTSYFFGLPIPDGMDMGIPAMTKCCNQLDMCYDTCGSNKYRCDSKFRWCLHSICSDLKKSLGFVSKVEACETVADTLFNTVWTLGCRPYMNGQRAACFCQGEEKDEL, encoded by the exons ATGACCCGTTGGGCCCTTATTGCTCCCCTCCTGCTCCTGCTGGGCCTGTTCATCCACGGTGCAGTCAGTCAAGAGACTGAGGACCCAGCTGCAACACCACCAGCACCGGGCCAGGCCGCCGATGGCTCGCAGGCCGAGGACGAGAACGCAGAGTGGGGAATGAACTCCCTGCGAGGCGGCTTTGAGTCAGTCAGCGGATACTTTGACTCAATGCTAGAGTTCATGGGTGGACGTGATGGAGTGTGCCAATACCGCTGCCGATATG GTAAAGCTCCTCTTCCTCGTCCTGGCTACCAGATGCCAGAACCTGATGGATGTACCTCCTACTTCTTTGGTCTTCCTATTCCAGACGGG ATGGACATGGGCATCCCTGCCATGACCAAGTGTTGCAATCAGCTGGACATGTGTTACGACACGTGCGGCTCCAACAAGTACCGCTGCGACTCCAAGTTCCGCTGGTGCCTCCACAGCATCTGCTCTGACCTCAAGAAGAGCCTTGGCTTTGTGTCAAAAGTTGAAG CATGTGAAACGGTAGCAGACACCTTGTTCAACACAGTGTGGACTCTGGGCTGCAGACCCTACATGAACGGCCAGAGAGCAGCATGCTTCTGTcagggagaggagaaagatgAACTTTAG